In a genomic window of Bacteroidetes bacterium SB0662_bin_6:
- the dgoD gene encoding galactonate dehydratase encodes MPAEPAPLRSFEKDIVVESFELFDVPPRWLFLKVITKGGLVGWGEPVVEGRSGAVRAAVEELGEYVIGRPANRIEDIWQVLHRGGFYRGGPVLMSAIAGIDQALWDIKGKALNAPVYELLGGAVRGNIAVYGWIGGDSPDGVAEAAQHRVKQGFSAVKMNASGRMAWIDSPQRITEIAERMRLVREAVGPDIDIGVDFHGRIHRGLARRAIEALEPYAPMFVEEPVAPGHEDLLAGLAAGLRTPLATGERLYSRWDFKHVLPHIDVAQPDVSHAGGISETRRIASMAEAYDVALAPHCPLGPLALAASLHVDFASINAFIQETSLGMHYHDQYGVELLDYVANPEVFAVREGKISLPEKPGLGVEIDEDIVRKEASRADGENGWRNPVWRLSDGSFAEW; translated from the coding sequence ATGCCCGCTGAACCGGCTCCCCTCAGGTCTTTCGAGAAAGATATTGTCGTCGAATCCTTTGAGTTGTTCGACGTACCTCCCCGCTGGCTTTTTCTGAAAGTCATCACAAAGGGAGGACTTGTCGGCTGGGGCGAACCGGTCGTCGAGGGGCGCAGCGGCGCCGTACGGGCTGCCGTCGAGGAACTGGGCGAATATGTGATCGGACGGCCCGCGAACCGCATCGAGGACATCTGGCAAGTCCTCCACCGGGGCGGATTCTATCGGGGCGGACCGGTGCTGATGAGCGCCATAGCAGGCATCGATCAGGCATTGTGGGACATCAAGGGCAAAGCGCTGAACGCCCCTGTGTATGAACTGCTTGGCGGCGCGGTGCGGGGCAACATCGCGGTATACGGCTGGATAGGGGGCGACAGCCCGGACGGAGTGGCGGAAGCTGCACAGCACCGGGTGAAGCAAGGATTCAGCGCGGTCAAGATGAATGCATCGGGCCGGATGGCGTGGATCGACAGCCCGCAGCGCATCACAGAGATCGCGGAACGGATGCGGTTGGTGCGCGAAGCGGTGGGGCCGGATATCGACATCGGGGTGGATTTCCACGGGCGTATCCATCGCGGACTGGCCCGGCGGGCCATCGAGGCCCTGGAGCCGTATGCGCCGATGTTTGTGGAGGAACCGGTCGCACCGGGGCACGAAGACCTGCTGGCCGGCCTCGCCGCGGGGTTGCGCACCCCGCTGGCGACCGGGGAGCGGCTCTATTCCCGGTGGGATTTCAAGCACGTACTACCGCACATCGACGTGGCGCAGCCCGACGTCAGCCATGCCGGGGGCATCTCCGAAACCCGGCGGATTGCGTCCATGGCCGAGGCATACGATGTGGCGCTGGCGCCGCATTGCCCGCTGGGTCCCCTTGCGCTGGCGGCTTCGCTACACGTGGATTTTGCGTCGATCAACGCCTTCATTCAGGAAACCAGCCTCGGCATGCATTATCACGATCAGTATGGCGTGGAATTGCTGGATTATGTGGCTAACCCGGAGGTGTTCGCGGTGCGGGAAGGGAAAATTTCGCTACCCGAAAAGCCGGGACTGGGGGTCGAAATCGATGAGGATATCGTGCGTAAAGAAGCGAGCCGTGCCGATGGAGAAAACGGCTGGAGAAATCCCGTGTGGCGCCTGAGCGACGGCTCGTTTGCGGAATGGTAG
- a CDS encoding dipeptidase: MSVSSALAYAVKHEPRFVDELKSLLRIPSVSTDPAYAGEVRRAAVWIADHLHEIGIGEVQIHATEGHPIVTAAHMHDAQRPTVLVYGHYDVQPPDPLDLWETPPFEPTERGGQLFARGASDDKGQLFMHAKAAESWLRTAGELPVNLKFLIEGEEESGSAHLRPFLETHQERLAADVALISDTALFAEGLPSIGYGLRGMAYVEVILDGPNRDLHSGVYGGAVENPIHVLTRLIAGLHDEQGRVTLPGFYDAVRELDDEEREAFRSLPFDEAAWKRDIGISSARTEAGYSVLEATRGRPALDVNGIGGGYQGEGAKTVLPSRAGAKISVRLVPDQRPNEVAAMLRRYFTRETPPTMKVTFRDLHGGMPVLVDRSIPAMQAAFRALRDEFGRQPVFIREGGSIPVVADFQEALGLDTVLMGFGLDSDAIHSPNEHFGLDRFSRGIASSIRFMKELAVTG, translated from the coding sequence ATGTCTGTTTCCAGTGCGCTTGCCTACGCTGTGAAGCACGAACCCCGGTTCGTTGACGAACTGAAGAGCCTGCTGCGCATTCCGTCCGTCAGCACCGACCCGGCCTATGCGGGAGAGGTGCGTCGCGCTGCCGTATGGATTGCCGACCATCTCCACGAAATCGGCATCGGTGAAGTACAGATCCACGCAACGGAGGGGCACCCCATTGTCACCGCTGCACACATGCACGATGCACAGCGCCCGACGGTGCTGGTGTACGGTCACTACGATGTGCAGCCGCCGGACCCGCTCGACTTGTGGGAGACGCCTCCCTTTGAGCCCACGGAACGCGGGGGTCAGTTGTTCGCCCGGGGGGCCAGCGACGACAAGGGACAACTCTTTATGCACGCCAAGGCTGCGGAGTCCTGGCTGCGCACCGCCGGCGAACTGCCCGTCAACCTGAAATTTCTGATCGAAGGCGAAGAGGAAAGCGGCTCAGCGCACCTGCGTCCTTTTCTCGAAACGCATCAGGAGCGCCTCGCGGCCGACGTAGCATTGATCTCGGACACGGCGCTTTTCGCCGAAGGCCTTCCTTCTATCGGGTATGGCCTGCGCGGCATGGCTTACGTAGAGGTGATTCTGGATGGACCGAACAGGGATCTGCACTCGGGGGTGTACGGGGGCGCCGTCGAAAACCCGATTCATGTGCTGACCCGCCTGATTGCCGGATTACACGACGAGCAAGGCCGGGTTACGCTTCCGGGATTCTACGACGCAGTCCGGGAGCTCGACGACGAGGAGCGTGAAGCGTTTCGCAGCCTGCCCTTCGATGAAGCGGCGTGGAAACGGGATATAGGGATCTCCTCAGCGCGTACCGAAGCGGGGTATTCGGTACTGGAAGCCACACGCGGGCGCCCGGCGCTGGATGTAAACGGTATAGGAGGGGGCTACCAGGGGGAGGGCGCCAAAACGGTGCTGCCGTCCCGGGCCGGTGCAAAAATTTCGGTGCGGCTTGTTCCGGACCAGCGTCCGAACGAAGTGGCAGCCATGCTCCGGCGCTATTTCACAAGGGAAACGCCGCCCACCATGAAGGTGACCTTCCGTGATCTGCACGGCGGCATGCCGGTTCTTGTAGATCGCTCCATCCCGGCCATGCAGGCCGCCTTTCGGGCGCTGCGTGATGAGTTCGGTCGCCAGCCGGTGTTTATCCGGGAGGGAGGCTCTATCCCGGTCGTGGCGGATTTTCAGGAAGCGCTGGGACTCGATACCGTGCTGATGGGGTTCGGACTCGACTCGGACGCCATCCATTCGCCCAACGAGCATTTCGGACTCGACCGTTTCAGCCGGGGCATTGCCTCTTCCATCCGCTTTATGAAGGAATTGGCCGTCACGGGATAG
- a CDS encoding class I SAM-dependent methyltransferase — MWYEEWFDHPEYELVYQDRDEDEAERMVDFLERIVRPVSGASILDMGCGRGRHARALARRGYHVTGVDLSTYAIEEAARRAAKEGLTVLFRRGDMRNPVCDCCFDGVINVFTAFGYFADDDDHVRALRAMHRSLCPGGWFVQDFFNVPYVLDHLVPEDRFDRAGSAIHQRRWVENGRINKRITIHTGENEQSFLESVRLYTLEDFRAMYASADLQIRHTYGDYEGNPHSNASPRLILYAEKPETDTC, encoded by the coding sequence ATGTGGTACGAGGAATGGTTCGATCATCCTGAGTACGAGCTCGTGTACCAGGACCGGGATGAGGACGAAGCGGAACGGATGGTGGATTTCCTGGAACGCATCGTCCGGCCTGTGTCCGGTGCTTCCATTCTGGATATGGGGTGCGGTCGCGGGCGGCATGCGCGGGCCCTTGCCCGGCGGGGGTATCATGTAACCGGCGTGGATCTTTCCACATACGCTATCGAAGAAGCCGCCCGGCGCGCTGCGAAAGAGGGGCTTACGGTCCTGTTTCGACGCGGCGACATGCGCAACCCGGTATGCGATTGTTGTTTTGACGGCGTCATCAATGTGTTTACGGCATTCGGATATTTTGCGGACGACGACGACCATGTGCGTGCGCTGCGGGCCATGCACCGGTCCCTGTGTCCCGGTGGCTGGTTCGTGCAGGATTTCTTCAATGTCCCCTATGTGCTCGATCATCTTGTTCCGGAAGACCGATTCGATCGGGCCGGATCGGCCATTCATCAGCGGCGATGGGTAGAAAACGGACGAATCAACAAGCGGATTACGATTCACACGGGCGAAAACGAACAGTCCTTCCTCGAATCCGTTCGTCTCTATACGCTGGAGGATTTTCGGGCGATGTATGCCTCGGCAGACCTGCAGATCCGGCATACGTACGGCGATTACGAAGGAAATCCTCATTCGAATGCCAGCCCCCGGCTCATTTTGTATGCCGAAAAGCCAGAGACGGACACGTGTTGA
- a CDS encoding 4-hydroxy-3-methylbut-2-enyl diphosphate reductase — translation MAARKFNVPSAYASSIVSTVKAARGAADPRKRDLTPSVLDFGPIRFKIARHFGFCFGVEHAIDIAWRALEENPGRRIFLVSEMIHNPRVNGDLRAAGVRFLRTTTGKQLIPFEELTPDDIVIIPAFGTSLDVKRQLAECGVDTLTYDTTCPFVEKVWNKSKRIGQGGYTVVIHGKQYHEELRATFSRASRDAPAVIVRDIREAEDIARIVRGEADADFFFDRFRDKYSTGFDPLRDLQRIGVVNQTTMLATETQAIARLLRQAILERYGEAELPDRFADTSDTLCYATNENQNATLELIASGGDLGIVVGGYNSSNTSHLFDLCAEKMPAYFVRDAEEIISPDMIRHFDPGEGAVKVTTEWLPALRPLNVVLTAGASCPDALLDEVIRKMIAWTEDVRTLDEALAPFASGKAA, via the coding sequence ATGGCCGCCCGAAAATTCAACGTTCCCAGCGCCTACGCGAGTTCGATCGTATCGACGGTCAAGGCCGCGCGCGGCGCGGCCGATCCGCGTAAAAGGGATCTCACACCGTCCGTACTGGACTTTGGTCCGATACGCTTCAAGATTGCACGGCATTTCGGATTCTGCTTCGGTGTCGAACATGCTATCGACATTGCCTGGCGCGCATTGGAGGAGAATCCCGGACGGCGCATTTTTCTGGTCTCGGAGATGATTCACAACCCCCGCGTGAATGGGGATTTGCGAGCAGCCGGCGTGCGTTTCCTGCGGACAACCACCGGCAAGCAATTGATTCCTTTCGAGGAGCTCACCCCCGATGACATAGTGATCATTCCGGCTTTTGGCACTTCGCTCGATGTCAAGCGCCAGTTGGCCGAATGCGGCGTCGACACCCTGACCTATGACACGACCTGCCCGTTCGTCGAGAAAGTATGGAACAAGAGTAAGCGGATCGGCCAGGGCGGGTATACCGTGGTCATACACGGTAAACAGTACCACGAGGAATTGCGGGCTACGTTTTCCCGCGCCAGCCGGGATGCCCCTGCCGTGATCGTACGCGATATACGCGAAGCGGAAGATATTGCCCGGATCGTTCGCGGAGAAGCCGACGCTGATTTTTTCTTCGATCGGTTCCGCGACAAATACTCGACCGGTTTCGACCCGCTCCGCGACCTGCAACGTATCGGTGTGGTAAATCAGACCACCATGCTTGCTACCGAGACGCAAGCCATTGCCCGTTTGCTCCGGCAGGCTATTCTCGAGCGGTACGGCGAGGCGGAATTGCCTGACCGTTTTGCCGACACCAGTGACACCCTGTGCTACGCTACCAACGAGAACCAGAACGCCACCCTGGAACTGATTGCGTCGGGGGGCGATCTGGGCATTGTCGTGGGCGGCTACAACTCATCCAATACCAGCCATCTGTTCGATCTTTGCGCGGAGAAGATGCCTGCGTATTTCGTGCGTGATGCCGAAGAAATCATCTCTCCGGACATGATCCGGCATTTCGACCCGGGGGAAGGGGCGGTAAAGGTTACAACCGAATGGCTTCCGGCCTTGCGTCCTCTAAATGTCGTACTCACCGCAGGCGCTTCCTGTCCTGACGCGTTGCTGGATGAGGTTATTCGCAAGATGATCGCATGGACGGAGGATGTCCGCACCCTGGACGAAGCCCTGGCTCCTTTTGCCTCCGGGAAGGCGGCATAA
- the tgt gene encoding tRNA guanosine(34) transglycosylase Tgt yields MRFSVSGRDPRTEARAGQIETDHGPIETPVFMPVGTLGSVKAVDSRTLLEDVGAQIVLGNAYHLYLRPGPELIEQAGGLHRLMAWPGPILTDSGGYQVFSLGSHRTLSEEGVAFRSHLDGSSHFLTPESAVDIQRSIGADIMMVLDECPAADVSREYARASHEMTLRWAARCKKRFEETESLYEYDQTLFPIVQGTVFPDIRQESARRLVDMDFPGYAIGGLSVGEPDHEMYAMVEVVNDILPADKPRYLMGVGTPENLLENIARGVDMFDCVMPTRNGRNGMLFTTEGIVNIRNRKWRDDFSPLDSGLDGYVSRTFSKAYVRHLFMADEILGLHIASVQNLSLYTWLMRKARATILDGSFFSWKKEIAPHISRRL; encoded by the coding sequence ATGCGATTTTCCGTATCCGGCAGGGATCCCCGTACCGAGGCGCGGGCCGGGCAGATCGAGACCGACCACGGTCCGATCGAAACCCCGGTATTCATGCCGGTGGGTACGCTCGGAAGCGTCAAGGCGGTTGATTCGCGCACGTTGCTCGAGGACGTAGGGGCACAGATTGTACTGGGGAACGCCTATCATTTGTACCTGCGTCCCGGCCCGGAGCTGATCGAACAAGCCGGCGGGTTGCACCGCCTCATGGCGTGGCCCGGTCCGATCCTGACCGATTCCGGGGGATATCAGGTCTTTTCGCTCGGCAGCCACCGGACGCTGAGCGAGGAGGGCGTAGCCTTCCGCAGTCACCTCGACGGCTCTTCCCATTTTCTTACCCCCGAATCGGCGGTGGATATCCAGCGCAGCATCGGCGCGGATATCATGATGGTCCTCGACGAGTGTCCGGCGGCGGATGTGTCGCGGGAATATGCGCGGGCTTCGCACGAGATGACCCTGCGCTGGGCGGCCCGCTGCAAAAAACGGTTCGAAGAAACGGAATCCCTGTACGAATATGATCAGACGCTCTTCCCCATCGTACAGGGTACGGTGTTTCCGGATATCCGGCAGGAGTCGGCCCGGCGGCTGGTGGACATGGACTTTCCGGGGTATGCCATCGGTGGTCTCTCGGTGGGCGAACCCGATCATGAGATGTATGCCATGGTCGAGGTCGTGAACGACATACTGCCTGCGGACAAGCCGCGTTACCTCATGGGCGTGGGCACTCCCGAAAATCTGCTGGAAAACATAGCACGGGGCGTGGATATGTTCGATTGCGTCATGCCCACGCGCAATGGGCGCAACGGTATGCTGTTCACGACGGAGGGCATCGTCAACATCCGGAACCGGAAGTGGCGCGACGACTTTTCGCCGCTTGATTCCGGTCTGGACGGGTATGTTTCCCGGACCTTCTCCAAAGCGTATGTGCGCCATCTTTTTATGGCGGACGAAATTCTCGGTCTGCACATTGCATCCGTACAGAACTTGTCTCTGTATACCTGGCTGATGCGCAAGGCGCGCGCAACCATCCTCGACGGTTCGTTTTTTTCCTGGAAGAAGGAAATAGCCCCCCACATCAGCCGAAGGTTGTGA
- a CDS encoding AI-2E family transporter produces MPDESPKLLPVPDQRLTPFRTALLVGGVLLFLGMIYQMGEDFIGPPLVAFAGAVLLWPLRKIRAVRVLLVAGAVMLFLWALNDLAIILMPFAVVYLFAYLFDPLVTMLHDRFGIRRAFSSLAVTAALIGVFASFIFLVVPTLLTQFEELFLRLMDTMDDFRAWLQSATLLDNLEEVGVDRDQIVRDLTSFLQEQATNLATRIPTLLQSVLTQIGTVLGAVALVAVLPVVHYYLLKDFPPIKRRIVELFPTLGGRRDYLFRTGEVVGNYLRGQLIICAIAGFNVSVVLTLLDVPFALVIGILGGILNLIPNIGIIVTNIIGIGIGLFLGDPWYVDVLKIVAVLMGQSILESTVLVPNIMSKQMGLHPVLIILSLFIFAHFMGWVGLIIAVPVTALIMAAYKTYRDHIRFELRDEEVDVMP; encoded by the coding sequence ATGCCCGACGAATCGCCGAAGCTCCTGCCCGTACCGGATCAACGCCTGACCCCATTCCGGACTGCACTTCTCGTGGGGGGCGTTCTTCTTTTTCTGGGGATGATCTACCAGATGGGCGAGGATTTTATCGGCCCCCCGCTTGTCGCCTTTGCCGGGGCTGTTCTGCTGTGGCCTCTGCGGAAAATCCGCGCGGTGCGGGTCCTGCTGGTAGCGGGCGCCGTCATGCTGTTTCTGTGGGCGCTCAATGACCTTGCCATCATTCTGATGCCCTTCGCGGTGGTCTATCTGTTTGCGTATCTCTTCGATCCGCTGGTCACCATGCTGCATGACCGTTTCGGCATCCGGCGCGCTTTCTCCTCCCTTGCTGTGACGGCTGCCCTGATCGGGGTTTTCGCATCCTTCATCTTTCTGGTCGTTCCCACGCTGTTAACCCAGTTTGAAGAACTGTTTCTGCGTTTGATGGACACCATGGACGACTTTCGCGCCTGGCTGCAATCTGCCACGTTGCTCGACAATCTCGAAGAGGTGGGGGTCGACCGGGATCAAATCGTACGGGATCTTACCAGTTTCCTGCAGGAACAGGCTACGAATCTGGCGACGAGGATTCCGACCCTTCTGCAATCCGTTCTGACGCAGATCGGCACGGTGCTTGGCGCTGTGGCGCTCGTGGCTGTGCTGCCGGTCGTGCACTACTACCTGTTGAAAGATTTCCCGCCCATCAAAAGGCGGATCGTCGAACTGTTTCCAACCCTCGGAGGCCGCCGCGACTATCTGTTCCGAACCGGCGAGGTGGTCGGAAACTACCTGCGCGGCCAACTCATCATTTGCGCCATCGCCGGTTTCAATGTGTCGGTGGTTCTTACCCTTCTCGACGTGCCGTTCGCCCTCGTGATCGGTATTCTTGGGGGTATCCTCAATCTTATCCCGAACATCGGCATTATCGTCACGAATATCATCGGGATAGGCATCGGGCTGTTTCTCGGCGATCCCTGGTACGTCGATGTGCTCAAAATCGTGGCTGTTCTGATGGGCCAGTCGATTCTTGAATCGACGGTGCTGGTCCCGAATATCATGAGCAAGCAGATGGGGCTCCACCCTGTTCTGATCATCCTTTCGCTCTTCATTTTCGCGCATTTCATGGGTTGGGTCGGGCTGATCATCGCGGTTCCCGTCACTGCGCTGATCATGGCTGCCTACAAGACCTACCGGGATCATATCCGGTTCGAGTTGAGGGACGAAGAGGTGGATGTCATGCCCTGA
- the clpX gene encoding ATP-dependent Clp protease ATP-binding subunit ClpX — MSTRHNIIQCSFCGQSVDSAASMVQAREPGVYICDRCIGEAASVISSVPEAQTASRTSPVKPRLLAPREIKGALDEYVIGQEYAKKALSVAVYNHYKRIDTDRYVHEYDHVELEKSNVLLVGPTGVGKTLLARSLARILDVPFSISDATALTEAGYVGEDVESILTHLLHASDFNVERAEQGIIYIDEIDKIARKSDNASITRDVSGEGVQQALLKILEGTVAGVPPKGGRKHPEQSLINIDTRNILFIVGGAFDGLQEIVAHRMSINTIGFMSERRKVFDRNDPGILKSVEPDDLLKFGLIPELVGRVPVVAALDPLTDEAMREILLEPKNALVKQYQKLFAMDGVQLAFDDDAIELIVQRAKKLGTGARGLRSVMEQIMLEIMYDLHTQPHAATCRVTRDTVLHGAEPVYEKRKASA, encoded by the coding sequence ATGAGTACCAGACATAACATCATCCAGTGTTCTTTCTGCGGGCAATCGGTGGACAGTGCCGCGTCCATGGTGCAGGCTCGGGAACCCGGCGTATATATATGCGACCGTTGTATCGGTGAAGCGGCGAGCGTGATCAGCAGCGTTCCGGAGGCGCAGACGGCTTCCCGGACATCGCCCGTCAAGCCGCGCCTGCTTGCCCCGCGTGAAATCAAGGGAGCGCTCGACGAATACGTAATCGGGCAGGAGTATGCGAAGAAAGCTTTGTCCGTCGCGGTCTATAACCACTACAAGCGGATAGACACGGACCGGTATGTGCACGAGTACGACCATGTGGAACTGGAAAAATCCAACGTGCTGCTGGTCGGACCCACCGGGGTCGGCAAAACACTGCTTGCCCGATCGCTGGCGCGCATTCTGGATGTGCCTTTTTCCATTTCGGACGCCACGGCGCTGACGGAAGCCGGCTATGTCGGCGAAGATGTCGAAAGCATTCTGACCCACCTCCTGCACGCTTCCGATTTTAATGTCGAACGCGCAGAACAGGGGATCATCTACATTGACGAGATCGATAAGATTGCGCGGAAAAGCGACAATGCTTCCATTACGCGCGACGTGTCCGGAGAAGGTGTACAACAGGCGTTGCTTAAAATCCTTGAGGGTACCGTGGCCGGAGTGCCGCCGAAGGGTGGGCGCAAGCATCCGGAACAGAGTCTGATAAACATCGACACCCGGAACATCCTCTTTATCGTGGGGGGAGCCTTCGACGGTCTCCAGGAGATCGTGGCGCACAGGATGTCTATCAATACCATCGGGTTCATGTCGGAGCGCCGCAAAGTGTTCGATCGCAACGATCCTGGGATCCTGAAAAGCGTCGAGCCGGACGATCTCCTGAAATTCGGACTGATTCCCGAACTGGTGGGTCGCGTTCCGGTCGTAGCCGCCCTGGATCCGCTTACCGACGAGGCTATGCGGGAGATTCTGCTCGAACCGAAGAATGCGCTGGTGAAACAATACCAGAAGCTGTTCGCTATGGACGGCGTGCAACTCGCCTTCGACGACGATGCGATCGAACTCATCGTGCAGCGGGCGAAAAAACTCGGCACCGGCGCGCGCGGGTTGCGTTCCGTAATGGAGCAGATCATGCTCGAAATCATGTACGATCTCCACACCCAACCGCATGCCGCGACCTGCCGGGTGACACGGGATACGGTGCTGCACGGCGCCGAGCCCGTCTACGAAAAGCGCAAGGCGAGTGCATAG